One part of the Burkholderia vietnamiensis LMG 10929 genome encodes these proteins:
- a CDS encoding type IV toxin-antitoxin system AbiEi family antitoxin domain-containing protein, producing MSEQNHGKLNLLLAELSDTSLVSSRWLRVRGYSNSLVARYVSSGWLVSPARGVYMRKSGRLQWEGVVRSMQVGEGMPLHVGGRFALSLQGHEHYLRLGDAGTITLYGAERPPAWIGKLPLTQCFEYLGKGPFDWPPMPFEAKTSATMLSEQGLAWHQAAPGADAFVCSTPERAMLELCADASDAALIYEVDALMQAMTTLRPQRVGVLLRHCRSIKAKRLFLALAERHRHAWLPHVPRDGIDLGRGKRALVPGGRLHSVYQITLPGDLDEHLA from the coding sequence ATGAGTGAACAAAATCATGGAAAATTAAACCTGCTGCTAGCTGAGCTGAGTGATACGAGCTTGGTGTCGAGCCGCTGGCTGCGGGTTCGCGGCTACTCCAATAGCCTTGTCGCGCGCTACGTGAGCAGCGGTTGGCTGGTGTCGCCGGCGCGCGGCGTCTACATGCGCAAGAGTGGGCGCCTACAGTGGGAGGGCGTGGTTCGCAGCATGCAGGTCGGGGAGGGTATGCCGCTGCACGTCGGAGGTCGTTTTGCACTCAGCCTGCAGGGGCACGAGCACTATCTACGTCTGGGCGATGCCGGCACGATCACCCTGTATGGGGCGGAGCGGCCACCCGCTTGGATTGGCAAACTGCCTCTGACGCAGTGTTTCGAGTATCTGGGGAAGGGGCCGTTCGATTGGCCACCCATGCCGTTCGAGGCGAAGACGTCCGCGACAATGCTGTCCGAACAGGGCCTAGCGTGGCATCAGGCCGCACCCGGTGCCGATGCCTTCGTGTGTTCCACGCCGGAGCGGGCCATGCTGGAGCTGTGCGCTGACGCCTCAGACGCTGCCTTGATCTACGAGGTGGATGCGCTGATGCAGGCTATGACCACACTGCGGCCGCAGCGGGTCGGCGTATTACTGCGCCATTGCCGAAGCATCAAAGCCAAGCGGCTGTTCCTGGCGTTGGCCGAACGCCATCGGCATGCATGGCTACCGCACGTGCCGCGGGATGGTATCGATCTGGGTCGGGGAAAGCGCGCGCTGGTGCCTGGCGGCCGCTTGCATTCAGTCTACCAGATCACCTTGCCGGGAGACCTCGATGAACACCTGGCTTGA
- a CDS encoding IS30 family transposase, with the protein MTNYKHLSAEERAVIMIEKARNTSVRAIARLLGRSASTITRELARNRTEAPRCYDATSAARAYRTRRERSRRQAKLAAGSTLYWRVHHDLVYRCWSPQQIAARLREMHPDNPEQRVSHETIYAAIYTHPRGGLKQAMIEALRQEKPVRGNARKTLARKSFVPEELRIVHRPEAIETRQWPGHWEGDLIKGAFNRSCVGTLVERKTRFVVLCRMDGCTAEDALEGFTRQMKKLPAFLRESLTYDRGSEMTCHVELAERLNLDIWFADPYAPWQRGSNENTNGLLRQFLPKGMDLSGVTQMQLNDIAKLMNGRPRQTLNWKTPEEAMAMELAATGLAKRCT; encoded by the coding sequence ATGACGAATTACAAGCATCTGAGCGCCGAAGAGCGCGCGGTGATCATGATCGAGAAGGCCCGGAACACGAGCGTCAGAGCGATTGCAAGGCTGCTTGGCCGCAGCGCGTCGACGATCACACGAGAACTGGCGCGCAATCGTACGGAAGCGCCTCGCTGCTATGACGCCACAAGCGCGGCCAGAGCCTATCGGACGCGCCGCGAGCGAAGTCGGCGTCAGGCGAAACTGGCAGCAGGAAGCACGCTGTACTGGCGGGTGCATCACGATCTGGTTTATCGGTGCTGGTCGCCGCAGCAAATTGCTGCGAGACTTCGCGAGATGCATCCAGACAACCCCGAGCAACGAGTCAGCCACGAAACGATCTACGCGGCGATTTATACCCATCCCCGCGGCGGCTTGAAGCAGGCCATGATTGAGGCCCTGCGTCAGGAGAAACCGGTGCGTGGCAACGCACGCAAGACGCTGGCCCGCAAGAGCTTTGTGCCGGAAGAACTTCGCATCGTCCATCGGCCCGAGGCAATCGAAACGCGCCAATGGCCCGGTCATTGGGAAGGCGATCTCATCAAGGGGGCCTTCAATCGTTCCTGCGTCGGCACACTGGTCGAGCGCAAGACGCGCTTCGTGGTGCTGTGCCGCATGGATGGCTGCACGGCCGAGGATGCACTGGAAGGCTTCACGCGCCAGATGAAGAAGCTGCCGGCCTTTCTGCGGGAAAGCCTGACCTACGATCGCGGATCGGAAATGACCTGTCATGTCGAGCTGGCTGAACGATTGAATCTGGATATCTGGTTCGCGGATCCCTACGCGCCTTGGCAACGAGGCAGCAACGAAAATACCAACGGCCTGCTGCGCCAGTTTCTACCCAAAGGAATGGACCTGTCAGGCGTGACCCAGATGCAGTTGAACGATATTGCCAAGCTGATGAACGGACGCCCTCGTCAAACCCTCAACTGGAAAACCCCCGAAGAGGCCATGGCGATGGAATTGGCTGCCACCGGGTTGGCTAAACGTTGCACTTGA
- a CDS encoding IS5-like element IS402 family transposase (programmed frameshift; IS402 and ISBcen20 are only about 92% identical at the nucleotide level, but their predicted transposase sequences are 99.6% identical. This BlastRule uses both transposase model sequences, but names based on similarity to IS402.) → MAKPIIDDELWALIEPLLPPPKPRREKNPGRLPVSNRAALTGILFVLKTGLRWRDLPAEMGCGSGVTCWRRLRDWQAAGVWDRLHELLLAKLRAADQIDFSRAAVDSSSIRAVGAGPKTGPNPTDRARPGSKHHIVTDANGTPLAAILTGANVNDVTQLLPLIDAIPPIRGLRGHPLQRPRVVYADRGYDSERHRRALRDRGIEPVIAKRRTEHGSGLGKYRWVVERTHAWLHHFRRLRIRFERRADIHSAFLKLGCCLICWNTLRRADQSL, encoded by the exons ATGGCCAAGCCGATCATCGACGATGAATTGTGGGCACTGATCGAGCCGTTACTGCCGCCACCCAAGCCGCGGCGCGAGAAGAACCCGGGCCGCCTGCCTGTTTCGAATCGCGCCGCGCTGACCGGCATCCTGTTCGTTCTCAAGACCGGACTACGCTGGCGCGACCTGCCGGCCGAAATGGGATGCGGCTCGGGCGTGACATGTTGGCGCCGGCTGCGCGATTGGCAAGCAGCCGGTGTCTGGGATCGCTTGCACGAGCTACTGCTCGCAAAGCTGCGCGCAGCGGACCAGATCGACTTCTCACGAGCCGCCGTCGATTCATCATCGATTCGCGCCGTTGGGGCAGGCC CAAAAACTGGGCCAAACCCCACCGATCGCGCGCGACCCGGTTCCAAGCACCACATCGTCACCGACGCCAACGGTACGCCGCTCGCCGCGATCCTGACCGGCGCGAACGTCAACGACGTCACGCAATTGCTGCCGCTGATCGACGCGATTCCGCCGATCCGCGGATTGCGTGGCCACCCATTGCAGCGGCCGCGTGTGGTCTACGCGGATCGCGGTTACGACTCCGAGCGACATCGGCGCGCGTTGCGCGATCGCGGTATCGAGCCAGTGATCGCCAAGCGCCGTACCGAACATGGCAGCGGCCTTGGCAAATATCGCTGGGTCGTCGAACGCACGCATGCCTGGCTGCATCACTTCCGTCGTCTCCGTATTCGTTTCGAGCGCCGTGCAGACATTCACAGCGCGTTCCTCAAACTCGGTTGCTGTCTGATCTGCTGGAATACCCTTCGGCGGGCCGATCAGTCTTTATGA
- a CDS encoding double-CXXCG motif protein: protein MSNAYGLRQDEAFQPLVQVDDGGEIAYDKSVAIRATALCGRGFGRDYDPVKLTWGTSRRKKTSDVHTMLSPFLLFSERALDVLAPVIRDSGEILQVEAPIKDMFGFHVTRVIENAVDMDASKFKVYPQATVFNKIFILKSRIEGVDIFRLKESPASVFVSERFRELVEQNELKGFDFGGVISQSEK, encoded by the coding sequence GTGAGTAACGCTTACGGTTTGAGGCAGGATGAAGCATTTCAGCCTCTCGTTCAAGTCGATGATGGCGGTGAAATCGCATATGACAAGAGCGTAGCTATACGAGCAACCGCTCTATGTGGGCGAGGGTTTGGCCGAGACTATGACCCCGTTAAGCTTACGTGGGGTACTTCGCGCAGAAAAAAGACCAGCGACGTTCATACGATGCTATCTCCGTTTCTCCTGTTTAGTGAGAGGGCGCTTGATGTATTGGCGCCGGTAATTCGTGACAGCGGGGAGATATTGCAGGTCGAGGCCCCGATAAAAGACATGTTCGGATTTCACGTAACCCGGGTGATCGAGAATGCTGTCGATATGGACGCATCAAAATTCAAAGTCTACCCACAGGCGACGGTTTTTAATAAAATATTCATTCTGAAGAGTCGCATTGAAGGGGTTGATATATTTCGCCTAAAAGAAAGTCCTGCCTCAGTATTTGTATCCGAGCGTTTTAGGGAGCTTGTAGAGCAAAATGAATTAAAAGGGTTCGATTTCGGAGGGGTCATTTCGCAATCTGAGAAGTAG